One stretch of Pedobacter riviphilus DNA includes these proteins:
- a CDS encoding AadS family aminoglycoside 6-adenylyltransferase, which translates to MEIRAQKLKAIIEWSEKNEDVRALLLTSSLVNPSAPVDEFSDLDIEFIFKSNVSYVSNKNWTLDFGNPIAMVEEDESCFDNKHAMKMVLYDDGVKVDFKLYSISKFVEETQQKELPEDWDIGYKILLDKDGVTKKMLKPTYRVSIINRPSEKEFKVILNDFWWDTTYVAKCLAREDIFYAKFMSETIIRTEYLIPLIEWYISSEHNWNITTNKYGRLFKKYLTSEIWAKIEETFSGSNLGDNWKALLAMADLVSQIGTDLSKKLGYPYPDKLEKDIRKYLAGIKTKCQL; encoded by the coding sequence ATGGAAATCAGAGCACAAAAATTAAAGGCCATCATTGAGTGGTCTGAAAAAAACGAAGATGTAAGAGCACTCTTATTAACAAGTTCACTAGTAAATCCATCAGCTCCTGTTGACGAATTCAGTGATTTAGATATTGAATTTATTTTTAAGAGTAATGTAAGCTACGTTTCAAATAAAAATTGGACACTTGATTTCGGAAATCCAATAGCGATGGTTGAAGAAGATGAAAGTTGTTTCGACAATAAACACGCCATGAAAATGGTCTTGTATGATGATGGTGTTAAAGTAGATTTTAAACTATACAGTATATCAAAATTTGTAGAAGAAACCCAGCAAAAAGAACTACCTGAAGATTGGGATATCGGCTATAAAATTCTTCTTGATAAAGATGGTGTTACAAAGAAAATGTTAAAACCAACTTATCGGGTTTCCATTATAAACAGACCATCTGAAAAAGAGTTTAAGGTTATTCTTAACGATTTTTGGTGGGATACAACCTATGTAGCTAAATGTCTTGCAAGAGAGGACATATTTTATGCGAAATTTATGTCGGAGACCATTATACGTACAGAATATCTGATTCCTTTAATCGAATGGTATATTTCGAGTGAGCATAATTGGAATATCACAACTAATAAATACGGAAGACTCTTTAAAAAGTATCTAACCTCAGAAATATGGGCAAAAATAGAAGAAACATTTTCAGGAAGCAATTTAGGCGATAATTGGAAGGCTTTATTGGCAATGGCAGACCTCGTATCTCAAATTGGAACTGATTTATCAAAAAAACTAGGTTATCCATACCCCGATAAATTGGAAAAAGATATTCGAAAATATTTAGCTGGAATAAAAACTAAATGTCAACTTTAA
- a CDS encoding polysaccharide biosynthesis protein, whose translation MKKFFFPDKAHSRWLILLIDQMIVVWTLFISIVLTNTLNYTEVFNSGNAIYVALYCSIAAGVFISLRIHTGIIRYSNTEDILRVFLAVFVTSLLFVGVNKILSQRFQLLWHLMDKALILNFFISSSLLILMRILVKGVFFFFKELKSEAKENILIYGSEKKAILIKNAIEQNEDSNLNIIGFIDDNRDRVDKYLEQKKVYHSCSVELLKEKHNIKKILFAEDALNTLNKKKIIDICVNKGIKVIMVPPSDKWLYGKLDSHQLRDLKIEDLLEREPIKLNNKNILKDLSGKCILVTGAAGSIGSEIVRQALQYNPKSVILCDQAETPLHDLKLELEDNFQNLNVKIFMANVQNINRIRTLFELYKPEIVFHAAAYKHVPMMENNPAEAILTNVLGTKNMADISVEFGVEKFVMISTDKAVKPTNVMGASKRLAEIYIQSLNSPEVISTDEITTQASRTRFVTTRFGNVLGSNGSVIPRFKSQIEKRGPITVTDPEITRYFMTIPEAVQLVMEAGAMGKGGEIYLFDMGKPVKIVDLAVNMIRLAGLTPYVDIDIVYTGLRPGEKLYEELLLIDEEIIPTHHPKIKISKKVAYNYLYVNQIIKDLIVLNNDGNDLNMVKKMKEIIPDYVSNNSRFEELDLLVAN comes from the coding sequence TTTATATCCATTGTATTAACGAATACATTAAACTATACCGAGGTTTTTAACTCAGGCAATGCTATTTATGTGGCCCTTTATTGTTCCATCGCGGCAGGTGTTTTTATTTCTTTAAGAATACACACCGGTATTATCCGTTATTCCAATACCGAAGATATTTTAAGGGTTTTCCTTGCAGTTTTTGTAACCAGCTTACTCTTTGTTGGTGTAAATAAAATACTTTCGCAACGCTTTCAGTTGCTTTGGCATCTAATGGATAAAGCATTGATATTGAATTTTTTTATCTCCTCATCGCTGCTGATTCTTATGCGTATTTTAGTAAAAGGAGTATTTTTCTTTTTTAAAGAACTCAAATCGGAAGCTAAAGAGAATATTCTGATCTACGGATCGGAAAAAAAAGCAATCTTGATCAAGAACGCAATAGAACAGAATGAAGATTCGAATCTGAATATTATCGGCTTTATTGACGATAACAGAGACCGCGTTGATAAATACCTCGAGCAGAAAAAAGTATACCATTCTTGTTCTGTTGAGCTATTAAAAGAGAAACACAATATAAAAAAGATACTTTTTGCGGAAGATGCGCTAAACACTTTAAACAAAAAGAAAATTATCGATATCTGTGTTAATAAGGGGATTAAGGTAATTATGGTGCCACCATCAGATAAATGGCTGTATGGTAAGTTAGATTCGCACCAATTACGCGATCTGAAAATTGAAGATCTGTTGGAACGTGAACCGATTAAGCTCAATAACAAGAATATCCTGAAAGATTTAAGTGGTAAATGTATTTTGGTTACAGGCGCTGCAGGTTCCATCGGATCGGAGATTGTTCGACAGGCCTTACAGTATAATCCTAAATCGGTAATCCTTTGCGATCAGGCAGAAACACCGCTTCACGATTTAAAACTCGAACTGGAAGATAACTTCCAGAACTTAAATGTAAAGATATTTATGGCCAATGTGCAGAATATAAACCGGATCAGAACGTTATTCGAACTTTATAAACCTGAAATTGTTTTCCATGCTGCGGCTTATAAACATGTTCCTATGATGGAGAATAATCCAGCTGAGGCTATTTTAACCAATGTACTGGGCACTAAAAACATGGCCGATATATCAGTAGAATTTGGCGTAGAAAAGTTTGTAATGATCTCTACCGATAAAGCTGTTAAGCCAACAAATGTAATGGGGGCATCCAAACGTTTGGCCGAAATTTATATTCAATCGCTAAACAGTCCGGAAGTTATTTCAACAGACGAAATTACCACCCAAGCTTCACGAACCCGCTTTGTAACTACCCGTTTTGGAAATGTTTTGGGTTCAAATGGCTCTGTAATCCCAAGATTTAAAAGCCAGATAGAAAAACGAGGACCTATTACAGTAACCGATCCGGAGATTACCCGCTACTTTATGACTATTCCAGAAGCAGTTCAGTTGGTAATGGAAGCTGGGGCAATGGGCAAAGGAGGAGAAATATATCTTTTCGATATGGGAAAACCAGTTAAGATTGTCGATTTGGCTGTAAATATGATCAGATTAGCAGGTTTAACACCTTATGTAGATATAGATATTGTATATACAGGTTTAAGGCCAGGGGAGAAGTTATATGAAGAACTTTTGCTTATAGATGAAGAAATTATACCTACCCATCATCCAAAAATTAAAATATCGAAGAAAGTAGCTTATAACTATTTGTACGTTAATCAGATTATTAAAGACTTGATTGTGTTGAATAACGATGGCAACGATCTGAATATGGTAAAGAAAATGAAAGAAATTATACCCGATTATGTTAGTAATAACTCAAGGTTTGAAGAATTAGATCTGTTGGTTGCCAATTAA
- a CDS encoding pentapeptide repeat-containing protein encodes MIGNKIAGARKKINMSQAALAGHVFVSPQAVGKWERGESMPDIITLNQLTKILNVDLNYFSENLSSPNAIITVEETIPEVNGLTGSHQPQLLTNFSGNDLAKTDFAGVIAHKLKFNGSNLRGSDFTGADLTGSSFLGSDARETSFQAANLTDCSLSATDLTAANFDQAILVRTKFYALELAGAKISNAKLTNVKLSKTDLRKTIFENCVFDGVDFDYSDLRGLSLDGQTFTGVLFHNAALNEATFKGATLKNVSFRSTFALTNKYYKAIKTICFEGAIMDKLTYASLKGLGANLSKVNLL; translated from the coding sequence ATGATAGGCAATAAAATTGCCGGAGCAAGAAAAAAAATAAATATGTCTCAAGCAGCATTGGCTGGACATGTATTTGTAAGCCCGCAGGCCGTTGGAAAATGGGAGCGGGGAGAGTCAATGCCAGATATTATTACACTGAACCAACTCACTAAGATTCTGAATGTTGATCTTAACTATTTTTCAGAAAACCTCTCATCTCCAAATGCCATCATTACGGTTGAAGAGACAATACCAGAGGTAAACGGTTTAACAGGTTCACATCAACCTCAGCTGCTGACCAATTTTAGCGGGAACGATCTGGCCAAAACCGATTTTGCTGGTGTTATTGCGCATAAGTTGAAATTTAACGGGAGTAATTTACGTGGCTCAGATTTTACCGGTGCTGACCTGACTGGCAGTTCGTTTCTAGGTAGTGATGCACGTGAAACTAGTTTTCAAGCTGCAAACCTTACTGATTGTAGCCTGTCGGCTACTGATCTTACAGCCGCTAATTTTGATCAGGCCATTTTGGTGCGTACAAAATTCTATGCTTTAGAACTGGCTGGGGCAAAAATAAGCAATGCCAAACTTACCAATGTAAAACTAAGCAAGACCGATTTGAGGAAAACAATTTTTGAAAATTGCGTGTTTGACGGGGTAGATTTTGACTATTCCGATCTGCGCGGACTTAGCTTAGATGGTCAGACTTTTACGGGGGTATTGTTCCACAACGCAGCACTTAATGAAGCTACATTTAAAGGTGCAACACTTAAAAACGTATCTTTCCGCTCAACCTTCGCCCTTACCAACAAATATTACAAAGCCATCAAAACGATTTGCTTTGAAGGCGCAATAATGGATAAGCTAACTTATGCTTCACTCAAAGGTTTAGGGGCAAACCTTTCAAAGGTTAATCTTTTATAA
- a CDS encoding tRNA(His) guanylyltransferase Thg1 family protein produces the protein MKFNSLDAKMRVYETAQDYCVLPEMYMIARIDGRGFTRLTKEVHQFEKPFDEKFRNLMIETVKHLMNCGFNIIYGYTQSDEISLLFHPNENLFGRKTRKYISVLAGEASAKFSSIFGDVGAFDCRISELPNKRLVEDYFRWRSEDAHRNALNAYCYWQLRKDNHSRNQASSKIKGMSIAAKNELLFQYGINFNNLPAWQKRGIGFYWKNIKKEGFNPKTNEYVFADKRVLYTDLELPMREEYNKFIFDFLEQEPLSSSIFITK, from the coding sequence ATGAAATTTAATAGTTTGGATGCGAAGATGAGGGTTTATGAAACCGCTCAGGATTATTGTGTTTTACCGGAGATGTATATGATTGCCAGAATTGATGGTCGGGGTTTTACCAGGCTTACCAAGGAAGTACATCAGTTTGAAAAGCCTTTTGATGAAAAATTTCGGAATCTGATGATTGAAACTGTAAAACACCTGATGAATTGCGGTTTCAATATCATTTACGGTTATACACAAAGTGATGAAATATCGTTACTTTTTCATCCTAATGAAAATCTTTTTGGGCGAAAGACAAGAAAATATATTTCAGTACTGGCTGGTGAAGCAAGTGCTAAATTTTCTTCCATTTTTGGGGACGTAGGTGCGTTTGACTGTCGTATTTCTGAACTGCCAAACAAAAGATTAGTTGAGGATTATTTCAGGTGGCGTAGCGAAGATGCGCACAGAAATGCTTTGAATGCATATTGCTATTGGCAATTGAGAAAAGATAATCATAGCAGAAATCAAGCTTCTTCTAAAATTAAAGGCATGAGTATTGCTGCCAAAAACGAATTATTATTTCAATATGGTATCAATTTCAACAACCTGCCTGCTTGGCAAAAAAGAGGAATAGGGTTTTATTGGAAAAATATAAAAAAAGAAGGATTTAATCCTAAAACCAATGAATATGTATTCGCTGATAAAAGAGTTCTGTACACTGATCTCGAATTGCCGATGCGGGAAGAATACAACAAATTCATATTTGATTTTTTAGAACAGGAACCACTTTCTAGTTCAATTTTTATTACTAAATAG
- a CDS encoding response regulator transcription factor encodes MKKIKVLYAEDEPFLARIVLDGLTSSGYEVKLAADGALAWKQFLAEKPDICVFDIMMPQKDGYTLAAEIRKSDPNVPIIFLSAKALTEDVVMGFKNGGNDYLKKPFSIDELLVRMESLLKRFGPVNKDENDANKKYQFRNCELDPIAQKLKTSVDEYSLSYKETVLLELLLKNRNNILEREDALIKIWGEDSFYNGRSMDVFMAHLRKLLKSEPEIQIISLRGVGYKLIC; translated from the coding sequence ATGAAGAAAATTAAGGTTTTATACGCTGAAGATGAGCCTTTTTTGGCGCGGATAGTACTCGATGGTTTAACCAGCAGTGGTTACGAGGTAAAACTTGCTGCCGATGGAGCACTTGCCTGGAAACAATTTTTAGCAGAAAAACCTGATATCTGTGTGTTCGATATTATGATGCCTCAAAAGGATGGTTATACACTGGCAGCTGAAATCAGAAAGTCAGATCCCAATGTTCCAATTATATTTTTGAGTGCCAAAGCCCTTACCGAAGATGTGGTAATGGGGTTTAAAAACGGAGGTAACGACTACCTTAAAAAACCCTTTAGTATTGATGAACTGCTGGTGCGGATGGAATCGCTTTTAAAGAGATTTGGCCCCGTGAATAAGGATGAAAACGACGCGAATAAAAAATACCAGTTCAGAAACTGTGAACTCGATCCCATCGCCCAAAAATTAAAAACATCTGTAGACGAATATTCACTTTCTTATAAAGAAACAGTTCTGCTCGAATTACTATTGAAAAACCGCAATAACATTTTGGAACGGGAGGATGCTTTGATCAAAATATGGGGCGAAGATAGTTTTTACAACGGTCGCAGTATGGATGTTTTTATGGCACACCTGCGGAAGCTGCTGAAAAGTGAGCCAGAAATCCAGATCATCAGTTTAAGGGGAGTGGGCTATAAGCTTATCTGTTGA
- a CDS encoding zinc-binding alcohol dehydrogenase family protein, translating into MKAIGFKTSLPIIENESFIEFETAVPQPSGRDILVKINAISVNPVDYKVRQNSAKDTVLETPKIIGWDATGIVEAVGEAVTFFKPGDAVYYAGDLTRSGSNAEYQLIDERIVGLKPSTLSNAEAAAMPLTALTAWESLYDRIRINEQKDKGKSILIIGGAGGVGSIAIQIAKKVSGLKVITTASRTETKEWCKTMGADVVVNHNNLVEEVRVAGFKEVDFILDFVDLNSYWDAIVELIKPQGHIVSITGSAAPIALNKLKNKSVTFSWELMYTRSMYQTDDMDEQHHILNKLTELFDNGTLKTTLNTTLKEFTVNNLKEAHRLLESGKTIGKVVIEY; encoded by the coding sequence ATGAAAGCAATTGGATTTAAAACATCACTGCCCATAATAGAAAATGAAAGTTTTATCGAATTTGAAACAGCTGTTCCACAACCTAGCGGACGCGATATATTGGTTAAGATAAACGCAATCAGTGTAAATCCGGTAGATTATAAGGTACGCCAGAACAGTGCTAAAGATACTGTATTGGAAACGCCGAAAATAATTGGCTGGGATGCGACCGGAATAGTAGAAGCAGTTGGAGAGGCAGTTACTTTTTTTAAGCCTGGTGATGCAGTTTATTATGCTGGCGACCTTACCCGCAGCGGGAGTAATGCAGAATATCAATTGATAGATGAACGAATCGTAGGCTTAAAGCCAAGTACACTTAGCAATGCCGAAGCTGCCGCTATGCCTTTAACCGCACTTACAGCATGGGAATCGTTATACGACCGCATCCGCATTAACGAGCAAAAAGATAAGGGCAAAAGTATACTCATTATTGGAGGTGCTGGTGGTGTGGGTTCAATTGCGATACAAATTGCCAAAAAAGTAAGCGGCTTAAAGGTAATTACCACGGCTTCGCGTACAGAAACCAAAGAATGGTGCAAAACGATGGGCGCCGATGTGGTGGTTAACCACAATAATCTGGTTGAAGAAGTACGTGTGGCAGGTTTTAAGGAAGTGGATTTTATTCTCGATTTTGTAGACCTGAACAGTTATTGGGATGCCATAGTAGAACTGATTAAACCTCAGGGACATATTGTTTCCATTACTGGCTCTGCCGCTCCTATTGCGCTGAATAAGTTAAAAAATAAAAGTGTTACTTTTTCGTGGGAATTGATGTACACCCGTTCGATGTATCAAACCGATGATATGGACGAACAACACCATATTTTAAATAAACTTACCGAGCTTTTTGATAATGGTACGCTTAAAACTACCTTGAATACTACATTGAAAGAATTTACTGTAAATAACTTAAAAGAAGCGCACCGCTTATTAGAAAGTGGAAAAACAATTGGTAAGGTTGTAATTGAATATTAG
- a CDS encoding helix-turn-helix domain-containing protein, whose protein sequence is MSLNIGQVLERVVRRDRMGISELSRKLNVSRRTIYNWFDQKSLNPEIIWKVGTVIGHDFSVELPETFSKNSHYLHEAFDAHTEDQTKGDANSVYFWMNKYIKLLEKYNEILSHNNIEKNVSETVAHHTMPRNNNRSIS, encoded by the coding sequence ATGAGTTTAAATATAGGCCAAGTTCTTGAGCGTGTTGTACGCAGAGACAGAATGGGAATAAGTGAATTATCCCGAAAATTAAATGTAAGTAGAAGAACTATTTACAATTGGTTTGATCAGAAAAGTCTAAATCCTGAAATTATTTGGAAAGTAGGTACTGTAATCGGTCACGATTTTTCTGTTGAGTTACCCGAAACTTTTTCTAAAAATAGTCATTACCTTCATGAGGCTTTTGATGCACATACGGAGGATCAAACCAAAGGTGATGCAAATTCTGTGTACTTTTGGATGAATAAATACATTAAACTGCTCGAAAAATACAACGAAATATTAAGCCATAATAACATAGAAAAAAATGTTTCAGAAACTGTAGCGCATCACACTATGCCAAGAAATAACAATCGGTCTATTTCTTAA
- a CDS encoding sensor histidine kinase, translating into MKWLTSRYVLPLAVITLIISLCLQCAWIRQLYMAQKKSVATVLESIVSDASRRITYQSIAKGHEKSIRFQQFFLSPEWLALRQAFDDLKVDNLRSQFHYGITNDSSVVEMKMSFLNDLKKKMGHRSTAVTNGKSQREVLLQDQRDLKVMDSLVNHRLDLLGVHIDRSYALYDYSVGKLVKGKAISNASSAFVSGKYTYNLKFQNRYQLVVPTIIWLVIYQMKYYLISSFMMLVLTAAAFYLLIRLMKNQQLYAQAKMSFTSNMTHELQTPISTIAVALESISKYHLIDEPGKLENYINISRHELQRLQAMIEKVLKQEQMDIGRTKLQFSLIDIQSLLKQVMLSMDIQVREKNMELILVPADEPYFIKGDAMHIANVCYNLIDNALKYSPAQSRIEVSCSVADHELTISFKDNGPGIKEIYHQQVFERFFRIFNQDNIHNVKGSGLGLHYVKQVVSLHGGRVALQSKIAKGSNFMIILPLYEEN; encoded by the coding sequence ATGAAATGGCTTACGTCCAGATATGTTCTTCCTTTGGCGGTAATTACACTGATCATTAGTCTTTGCCTCCAATGTGCATGGATACGGCAACTGTATATGGCGCAAAAGAAATCCGTTGCCACGGTACTCGAATCCATCGTTAGTGATGCTTCGAGGCGGATAACCTATCAGAGTATTGCCAAAGGGCACGAGAAAAGCATCCGTTTTCAGCAGTTTTTCCTTTCGCCGGAGTGGCTAGCGCTCAGGCAGGCTTTTGATGACCTAAAGGTGGATAACCTGCGTAGCCAGTTCCATTATGGAATTACCAATGATAGCTCTGTGGTGGAAATGAAAATGTCGTTCCTGAACGATCTCAAAAAGAAAATGGGCCATCGCTCTACCGCTGTTACCAATGGCAAATCACAGCGGGAAGTTTTGTTGCAAGATCAGCGCGACCTGAAAGTGATGGACAGTTTGGTGAACCATCGCCTGGATTTATTGGGGGTTCATATCGATAGAAGTTATGCACTTTACGATTATTCTGTCGGGAAATTGGTAAAAGGCAAGGCGATTTCTAATGCTTCATCTGCTTTCGTTAGTGGGAAATATACTTATAATCTTAAGTTTCAGAACAGGTACCAGCTAGTGGTTCCAACCATAATCTGGTTGGTCATTTATCAGATGAAGTATTACCTTATTTCGTCGTTTATGATGCTGGTGCTTACGGCAGCAGCCTTTTACCTGCTGATCAGGCTGATGAAAAACCAGCAGCTTTATGCGCAGGCGAAAATGAGTTTTACCAGTAACATGACGCACGAGCTCCAAACCCCGATCTCAACGATTGCTGTTGCACTTGAATCGATCAGCAAATATCATTTAATTGATGAACCCGGAAAGCTGGAGAATTACATCAATATAAGCCGTCACGAATTGCAGCGCTTACAGGCCATGATCGAAAAGGTGCTTAAACAGGAGCAGATGGATATAGGAAGAACAAAACTGCAATTCAGTCTGATCGATATTCAATCTTTACTTAAACAGGTAATGCTTTCTATGGATATCCAGGTGCGTGAGAAAAATATGGAGCTTATACTTGTTCCTGCTGATGAACCCTATTTTATTAAAGGTGATGCTATGCATATTGCTAATGTATGTTATAACCTGATCGATAATGCATTGAAATATTCACCTGCACAATCCAGAATTGAGGTGTCTTGCAGTGTTGCTGATCATGAATTAACCATTAGCTTTAAAGATAATGGTCCGGGGATTAAAGAAATTTATCATCAGCAGGTTTTTGAACGCTTTTTCAGGATTTTTAACCAGGATAATATACATAATGTGAAGGGTTCCGGCCTGGGGCTTCACTATGTAAAACAGGTGGTATCGCTCCACGGCGGACGTGTTGCATTGCAGAGTAAGATAGCAAAAGGAAGTAATTTTATGATCATTTTACCATTGTATGAAGAAAATTAA
- a CDS encoding outer membrane beta-barrel protein: MKKLILVLLSLFPLITLAQLRKGLVTDKNGEPIDGVSINLRRADSTLAVQISKNGLFSFQQSLKGDYILMLKAVGYKDISKLINLPMDSVTLMMISDDKTLDQVTVSASKPLIVRKIDRVIFNVENSIVASGATVWDALSKAPGVQTRFDGGVTANNKNVVIYMDDKPIRLSGEDLAAYLRSLPSDNIAKIEIIANPTARYDAQGGAVINIISKKPKGDGFNIVLSGAYTQSTYGSYSPSMVFNYRKNKLNVYGSYGYNRRKKDHTESEYIIYNAPGSYSDWRNEKSGLRQGNANSYKIGADYNLTDKQVIGILINGYNGSNSRPNNILTTVINNHAVMPDSILHTQNFSNGKAYQYSFNINYKIKLDTNGRNINVDIDYVPYQNKNSQQVDTYGTLGSGSLLPDSYHIFTPSNQNIDIYSGKLDYTDKFWKKWTFESGLKYSSIRTRNNFDFYNNPAGGRELIPNRSDRFEYAENVSAIYASLAGDFGNWSVEGGLRGEYTRTNGRSIVLNTKNQNNYFKLFPTLFVVYKMNKDNEINFNYNSRISRPEYWRLNPFKSYTSPYSYLEGNPALQPAFIYNSELGYTYKQEYNISFYLRRTADYFSNITVQDNTSKFFYDTQRNLDLSQEIGFSASFPNKPAAWWEINNYVQGSYRLEKSGYLQARYDYRVWGIYLSSNHAFTINKAQGLKAEISAWYSSPTIQGIYHIARLYDVSAGLRKTLLKGQGTLRLAVNDIFYGNAYRIDVDYQNQKNGFTEKSDTRSVTLSFSYRLGGNPAAVRKRTSASEEEKKRTL; the protein is encoded by the coding sequence ATGAAAAAGTTAATCCTTGTCCTTCTTTCCCTTTTCCCCCTTATTACTTTGGCGCAATTACGTAAAGGTTTGGTAACCGATAAAAACGGCGAACCGATTGATGGGGTAAGCATTAACCTGCGTCGTGCAGACTCGACGTTAGCGGTCCAAATTTCAAAAAATGGTTTGTTTAGTTTCCAGCAGTCTTTAAAAGGCGATTATATTTTAATGTTGAAAGCCGTTGGATATAAGGATATAAGCAAACTGATAAATTTACCGATGGATTCAGTCACCCTCATGATGATCAGTGACGATAAGACCCTGGATCAGGTAACGGTATCGGCTTCAAAACCGCTTATTGTAAGAAAAATAGACAGGGTAATATTTAATGTCGAAAATAGCATCGTGGCAAGTGGAGCAACAGTATGGGATGCGCTTAGTAAAGCACCTGGCGTACAAACACGTTTTGATGGCGGAGTAACGGCAAATAATAAAAACGTAGTAATTTATATGGACGATAAGCCAATCAGATTATCTGGCGAAGATCTGGCTGCTTATCTTCGTAGCTTACCTTCGGATAATATTGCAAAAATAGAAATTATTGCTAACCCCACCGCCCGGTATGATGCTCAGGGTGGTGCAGTAATCAATATTATTTCCAAAAAACCAAAAGGCGACGGGTTTAACATCGTACTTTCAGGTGCTTACACACAATCAACGTATGGTAGCTATAGCCCGAGTATGGTATTCAACTACCGCAAAAACAAATTGAATGTTTATGGCAGTTATGGGTATAACCGACGTAAAAAAGACCATACCGAAAGTGAATACATCATTTATAATGCTCCGGGTAGTTATTCTGATTGGAGGAATGAAAAATCAGGCTTGCGCCAGGGAAATGCTAATAGTTATAAAATTGGCGCCGATTACAACCTTACCGATAAACAGGTGATCGGTATTTTGATAAATGGTTACAACGGCAGCAACAGCAGGCCGAACAATATATTAACTACTGTTATTAATAATCATGCAGTTATGCCTGATTCTATCTTACATACCCAGAACTTTTCTAACGGAAAAGCATATCAGTATAGCTTTAATATCAACTATAAAATTAAATTGGATACGAATGGCAGGAATATTAATGTAGATATTGATTATGTACCTTATCAGAACAAAAATAGCCAACAGGTAGACACATATGGAACATTAGGTAGCGGTAGTTTGCTACCCGATAGTTATCATATCTTTACACCTTCCAATCAGAATATTGATATCTATTCCGGAAAACTGGATTATACCGATAAGTTCTGGAAGAAATGGACATTTGAATCGGGCCTGAAATACAGCAGTATCCGTACGCGCAACAATTTTGATTTTTATAACAATCCGGCTGGCGGTCGCGAATTGATACCGAATCGCAGCGACCGGTTTGAATATGCAGAAAATGTATCGGCCATTTACGCCAGTCTTGCCGGAGATTTTGGCAATTGGAGTGTTGAAGGTGGTTTGCGTGGTGAATATACACGTACAAATGGCAGATCGATCGTATTGAATACCAAAAATCAGAATAACTATTTTAAGCTTTTCCCAACACTTTTCGTGGTTTATAAAATGAATAAAGACAATGAAATCAATTTCAATTATAATTCAAGGATCAGTCGGCCCGAATACTGGAGGCTTAACCCTTTTAAATCCTATACAAGCCCGTACTCTTATTTGGAGGGTAACCCGGCATTACAACCTGCCTTTATTTATAATAGCGAACTGGGTTATACCTATAAACAAGAATATAATATTTCATTCTATTTAAGGCGGACGGCTGATTATTTTAGCAATATTACAGTTCAGGATAATACCTCAAAATTCTTTTACGATACCCAGAGAAACCTGGATCTGAGTCAGGAAATAGGTTTTTCAGCCTCCTTTCCCAACAAGCCAGCTGCCTGGTGGGAAATCAACAATTATGTTCAAGGTTCTTATCGTCTGGAAAAATCGGGATATTTACAGGCCCGTTACGATTATCGTGTTTGGGGTATCTATTTAAGTTCTAACCATGCCTTTACCATTAACAAGGCACAAGGACTGAAGGCCGAAATAAGTGCATGGTATTCTTCCCCAACCATACAAGGTATTTACCATATTGCCCGGCTGTATGATGTAAGTGCAGGGCTACGTAAAACATTATTAAAAGGTCAGGGAACCCTCAGGCTTGCTGTAAACGACATTTTTTATGGTAATGCCTATCGGATTGACGTTGATTACCAGAACCAAAAAAATGGTTTTACTGAAAAAAGTGACACACGCAGTGTTACTTTAAGCTTCTCATACCGATTGGGTGGTAACCCAGCTGCCGTTAGAAAAAGAACCTCGGCAAGTGAAGAGGAAAAAAAGCGTACCCTGTAG